In a single window of the Phaeobacter sp. G2 genome:
- the tig gene encoding trigger factor, protein MQVTETLNEGLKRGYAITVTAAELDAKVNEKLVEAQPEIEMKGFRKGKVPMALLKKQFGQRMIGEAMQETIDGAMNEHFEKTGDRPAMQPDVKMTNEDWKEGDDVAVDMSYEALPEIPEVDLSGVTLEKLVVKAEDEAVTEALENLAENAQEFEARDEAAASEDGDQVVIDFLGKVDGEAFEGGAADDYPLVLGSNSFIPGFEEQLVGVKAGDEKDVSVTFPEEYQAEHLAGKEAVFSCTIKEVKAPKAAEINDEMAKKFGAEDLEALKGQIRERLESEYAGAARAVMKRATLDKLDELVSFDLPPSLVEAEAKQISHQLWHEDHPEVEGHDHGEIETTEEHTALAERRVRLGLLLAELGQKAEVEVTDAEMTQAIMAQARQYPGQERQFFEFIQQNAQMQQQLRAPLFEDKVIDHLFDQATVAEKEVSKEELQKAVEALEEE, encoded by the coding sequence ATGCAGGTCACCGAGACGCTGAACGAAGGTCTGAAACGCGGCTACGCCATCACGGTTACGGCGGCCGAGCTGGACGCCAAGGTCAATGAAAAGCTGGTCGAAGCCCAGCCGGAAATCGAAATGAAAGGTTTCCGCAAAGGCAAGGTGCCTATGGCGCTGCTGAAAAAGCAGTTTGGCCAGCGCATGATCGGCGAAGCCATGCAGGAAACCATCGATGGTGCCATGAACGAGCACTTCGAAAAAACCGGTGACCGTCCCGCGATGCAGCCCGACGTCAAGATGACCAATGAAGATTGGAAAGAAGGCGACGACGTTGCCGTTGATATGTCCTATGAAGCGCTGCCAGAAATTCCTGAGGTCGACCTGTCTGGTGTGACCCTTGAAAAGCTGGTTGTGAAAGCCGAAGACGAAGCTGTCACCGAAGCGCTGGAAAACCTGGCTGAAAACGCCCAGGAATTCGAAGCCCGCGATGAAGCAGCGGCTTCTGAGGACGGCGACCAGGTTGTCATCGACTTCCTGGGCAAGGTTGACGGCGAAGCCTTTGAAGGCGGTGCGGCTGACGATTACCCACTGGTTCTGGGCTCCAATTCCTTCATCCCCGGCTTTGAAGAGCAGCTGGTTGGCGTCAAGGCTGGCGACGAAAAAGACGTCTCCGTGACCTTCCCCGAAGAGTATCAGGCCGAGCACCTGGCGGGCAAAGAAGCCGTGTTCTCTTGCACCATCAAAGAGGTCAAGGCGCCTAAAGCGGCCGAGATCAACGACGAGATGGCCAAGAAATTCGGCGCCGAAGATCTGGAGGCTCTGAAGGGTCAGATCCGCGAGCGTCTCGAATCTGAATATGCCGGTGCAGCCCGTGCTGTGATGAAACGCGCCACCCTGGACAAACTGGACGAGCTGGTCTCCTTTGATCTGCCCCCATCGCTGGTCGAAGCCGAAGCCAAGCAGATCTCGCATCAGCTGTGGCACGAGGATCACCCAGAGGTCGAAGGCCACGATCACGGCGAAATCGAAACCACCGAAGAGCACACCGCCCTGGCTGAGCGTCGCGTTCGCCTCGGCCTGCTGCTGGCAGAGCTGGGCCAAAAAGCCGAGGTCGAAGTGACCGATGCGGAAATGACCCAGGCCATCATGGCACAGGCCCGTCAGTACCCAGGTCAGGAACGTCAGTTCTTTGAATTCATCCAGCAGAACGCTCAGATGCAGCAGCAGCTGCGCGCGCCTTTGTTTGAAGACAAAGTCATCGACCACCTGTTTGATCAGGCCACTGTCGCTGAAAAAGAAGTCTCCAAAGAGGAACTTCAAAAAGCTGTCGAGGCGCTGGAAGAAGAATAA
- a CDS encoding porin — protein sequence MSTKFVLRSSAAVTAALLAAPAFAGPTYTNDNGGSFRWYGQFNPSFQSFDDGVEEYNRLSDNSSSNSRIGFWVEQAFGENTLKFRFETAFGFRASDGTDQTSKGDVTSWSRTNLRHVDLQFETAKYGTFSAGQGSMASDGITGADYSGTGLGANASIADIGGGYLFRDGAGNLTGVSVGDVTATYDGPRLGRVRYDSTNYGGFTFSASYGTDILKTNNDRETYDIAVRYSNDELGAFALDAGLAAAWTEETGKQDSRDISGSVALLHKDTGISLALAAGERDIAGTYTYAKLGYSADLIAAGKTSFSVDYYDGSDQVTAGDSSESWGIAAVQKIDRFNVETYIAYRDYSYADTSATAYQDANVILAGARWKF from the coding sequence ATGAGCACCAAATTCGTATTGCGCAGCAGCGCGGCTGTTACCGCAGCTTTGCTCGCAGCCCCGGCATTTGCGGGCCCCACCTACACCAATGACAACGGCGGTAGCTTCCGCTGGTATGGTCAGTTTAACCCATCCTTCCAGTCTTTCGACGATGGCGTCGAAGAGTACAACCGCCTGTCTGACAACTCCTCGTCGAACTCGCGGATCGGTTTCTGGGTTGAACAAGCCTTTGGCGAGAACACCCTGAAGTTCCGTTTCGAAACGGCCTTTGGTTTCCGTGCCTCCGATGGCACTGACCAGACCTCCAAAGGGGATGTTACCAGCTGGAGCCGCACCAACCTGCGTCACGTTGATCTGCAGTTTGAAACCGCAAAATACGGTACCTTCTCGGCTGGTCAGGGTTCGATGGCCTCTGACGGCATCACCGGCGCAGACTACTCTGGAACCGGTCTTGGCGCCAACGCGTCGATCGCTGACATCGGCGGTGGTTACCTGTTCCGCGATGGTGCCGGTAACCTGACCGGCGTGTCCGTGGGCGATGTTACTGCGACATACGACGGTCCGCGTCTGGGTCGTGTGCGCTATGACAGCACCAACTATGGCGGTTTCACCTTCTCGGCTTCCTACGGGACCGATATTTTGAAAACCAACAACGACCGCGAAACCTACGACATTGCGGTTCGCTACAGCAATGATGAGCTGGGCGCCTTTGCTCTGGACGCAGGGCTTGCTGCGGCCTGGACCGAGGAAACCGGCAAACAGGACAGCCGTGACATCTCCGGCTCTGTTGCGCTTTTGCACAAAGACACAGGTATCTCCCTGGCGTTGGCTGCGGGTGAACGCGATATCGCTGGCACCTACACCTATGCCAAGCTGGGCTATTCCGCTGATCTCATCGCTGCAGGCAAAACCTCCTTCTCGGTGGATTACTATGATGGCTCCGATCAGGTAACAGCAGGCGATTCCTCTGAATCCTGGGGGATTGCTGCGGTTCAAAAAATCGACCGTTTCAACGTGGAAACCTACATTGCCTACCGCGATTACTCCTACGCGGATACTTCAGCCACCGCCTATCAGGATGCAAATGTGATCCTGGCCGGCGCGCGCTGGAAGTTCTGA
- a CDS encoding lysozyme has translation MKLIFNWRAVLTRAASVWFILAGLVALIGFFFATLSPDMTRWSPVYFAVASAVFQTLAIPARIVFQAGLADLREFRRSEAGAMRNRSLGIIAGSGIALSTALAFIGGWEGLRQEAYRDVVGVWTVCYGKTQQVAPGDRYSKAECDQLLAAEILSYEAALDRCLKVTVPLGMKIALVSWTYNVGARAACQSTLLRLANAGDLEGACNELPRWNRAGGKVWRGLTRRRFSEMEMCHAALKDAR, from the coding sequence ATGAAGCTCATTTTCAATTGGCGAGCTGTGCTCACCAGAGCTGCGAGCGTCTGGTTTATTCTGGCTGGTCTGGTGGCGCTCATTGGGTTTTTCTTTGCCACACTCAGCCCGGACATGACCCGTTGGTCGCCTGTCTACTTTGCGGTGGCCTCGGCGGTGTTTCAGACCTTGGCGATTCCGGCGCGGATTGTGTTTCAGGCGGGGCTTGCGGATCTGAGAGAGTTTCGTCGCAGTGAGGCGGGGGCGATGCGGAACCGCAGTTTGGGGATCATCGCGGGCAGCGGTATTGCGCTCTCCACTGCCCTTGCCTTTATCGGCGGTTGGGAAGGGCTGCGCCAGGAGGCCTACCGCGATGTGGTTGGTGTCTGGACCGTCTGTTACGGCAAAACCCAGCAGGTGGCGCCTGGCGACCGCTACAGCAAGGCAGAATGCGACCAGTTGCTGGCGGCTGAAATTCTGTCCTATGAGGCCGCGTTGGATCGCTGTCTTAAGGTGACAGTGCCGCTGGGTATGAAGATTGCCCTGGTGTCCTGGACCTACAATGTGGGGGCCAGGGCGGCTTGCCAATCAACCTTGCTCCGGCTTGCAAATGCCGGGGACCTGGAGGGGGCCTGCAATGAGTTGCCGCGCTGGAACCGGGCAGGTGGCAAGGTCTGGCGTGGCCTGACCCGGCGACGGTTTTCGGAAATGGAAATGTGCCATGCAGCTCTGAAAGACGCCAGATGA
- a CDS encoding ATP-binding protein: MSTEIPVTYRQGVRKTLRAVIDLLAIIAGLVAVVNLFRLGQFSPAFIVTTLLLVSLSILPAIFLRKSKYLALSGGLTVAGLVVTNFFSMTHLGLGAAAILAFPFYMALCAAMFSRKLSLLLLGALGCAIALIAYLFVTGVLVSPDPKVAEWNRGAGNWVVLLVALMATNLLIITLVSNLSRYWKETQNEATDKSQQFETLVDYAPDAIVIYDIEKNHFILANARAAEFFGYDRDKLVRGLTLVELSPEKQPSGEESSTQAQQHLQAALNGESPIFHWRHLKASGEEIDCEISLTRMPPFRQKLIRANIADISKRLADQKQREDLQSQLAASQRLETIGQLTGGVAHDFNNLLAVILGNLELLQEEPDPQKQADYIASCIGATMRGADLTRSMLSYARRTPLQPEVLDLNKLVLETKNWAGRTLPSHIEIETSLLARLWNVEVDPGLAESALLNLILNARDAMTDSGKLTIETSNVRIDHTYQDSRNEVLKPGRYVMIAVSDTGDGIDAEILDNIFDPFFTTKSSGEGSGLGLSMVLGFMRQSEGTAQVYSEPGVGTTFKLYFPAMAPDPRKAPAHSATAEAATLQGKRILLAEDEEEVLLVLKSILEKAGYSVTTAASGDEAKEIFEVDQEFDLLLTDIVMPGQLKGTALATALRAINPDLPVVFMSGYAAEATVHGNGLRPEDIRLMKPIMRSDLLAAISKALGTAQPTVQPEP; encoded by the coding sequence ATGAGCACTGAAATCCCTGTCACCTATCGCCAAGGCGTTCGCAAAACGCTACGGGCGGTTATTGACCTACTGGCGATCATTGCCGGCCTGGTGGCGGTGGTGAACCTCTTTCGCCTGGGCCAATTTAGCCCCGCCTTTATTGTTACCACCCTACTTCTTGTCTCTCTCAGTATTCTTCCGGCTATTTTCCTGCGTAAGAGCAAATACCTGGCTCTGAGTGGGGGCCTGACCGTTGCCGGGCTTGTCGTCACCAACTTTTTCAGCATGACACACCTTGGGTTGGGTGCGGCAGCCATCTTGGCCTTCCCCTTTTACATGGCTCTCTGTGCGGCCATGTTCAGCCGAAAATTGTCACTCTTGCTCCTGGGGGCCCTCGGCTGCGCCATTGCGCTTATTGCCTATCTGTTTGTCACAGGGGTCCTGGTCTCCCCCGATCCCAAGGTCGCGGAATGGAATCGGGGGGCAGGAAACTGGGTGGTCCTGCTCGTCGCGCTTATGGCCACCAACCTGTTGATCATTACGCTGGTGTCCAATCTCAGTCGCTACTGGAAAGAGACCCAAAATGAGGCAACCGACAAGTCCCAGCAGTTTGAAACCCTGGTCGACTATGCCCCGGACGCCATTGTGATTTATGACATCGAGAAAAACCATTTCATCTTGGCCAATGCCCGGGCGGCAGAGTTCTTTGGTTACGACAGAGACAAATTGGTGCGCGGACTTACCCTGGTGGAACTTAGTCCAGAAAAGCAACCTTCAGGCGAGGAAAGCTCAACACAAGCCCAGCAACACCTACAGGCTGCCCTTAACGGCGAGAGCCCCATTTTCCATTGGCGTCACCTCAAGGCTTCCGGGGAGGAAATCGACTGTGAAATTTCTCTAACCCGTATGCCGCCCTTTCGGCAAAAACTCATCCGGGCCAATATCGCCGATATTTCCAAACGGCTGGCGGATCAAAAGCAACGTGAAGATTTGCAATCACAGCTGGCCGCCTCGCAACGGCTTGAAACCATTGGCCAACTGACAGGAGGGGTGGCACATGATTTCAACAATCTTCTCGCCGTCATCCTGGGCAACCTTGAGTTGCTGCAAGAGGAACCAGACCCCCAAAAGCAGGCAGATTACATAGCCTCCTGTATCGGTGCCACCATGCGCGGGGCGGACTTGACAAGAAGCATGTTGAGCTACGCCCGGCGCACGCCCCTACAGCCGGAGGTGTTGGACCTCAACAAGCTGGTACTGGAAACAAAAAACTGGGCAGGACGCACCCTGCCCTCGCATATTGAGATTGAAACCTCACTTTTGGCACGGCTTTGGAATGTCGAAGTGGACCCCGGCCTTGCCGAAAGCGCCCTGCTGAACCTGATCCTGAACGCCCGCGATGCAATGACGGACAGTGGCAAACTGACCATCGAGACCTCAAATGTCAGGATTGACCACACCTATCAGGACAGTCGCAACGAAGTCCTGAAACCAGGGCGCTATGTGATGATTGCCGTATCCGACACCGGAGACGGCATAGACGCCGAGATCCTGGACAATATCTTTGACCCGTTTTTCACCACAAAATCTTCCGGCGAGGGCTCAGGCCTGGGGCTTTCCATGGTTCTCGGCTTTATGCGCCAATCAGAAGGCACCGCCCAAGTCTATTCAGAGCCTGGCGTTGGCACCACTTTCAAGCTCTATTTCCCTGCCATGGCCCCCGACCCGCGCAAAGCCCCGGCCCATAGCGCAACTGCCGAGGCTGCGACACTCCAGGGCAAACGCATTTTGCTCGCCGAGGATGAGGAAGAAGTGCTGCTGGTTCTGAAATCCATTCTGGAAAAGGCCGGGTATTCTGTGACCACTGCCGCCAGCGGGGATGAGGCCAAAGAGATCTTTGAAGTCGATCAGGAATTTGATCTGCTGCTCACGGATATTGTCATGCCGGGTCAGCTGAAAGGAACCGCCCTGGCGACTGCGCTGCGTGCCATCAATCCCGACCTCCCGGTTGTCTTTATGTCTGGCTACGCGGCCGAGGCCACTGTGCATGGAAACGGCCTGCGCCCAGAAGACATCCGGCTGATGAAACCCATCATGCGCAGTGACTTGCTGGCAGCAATTTCAAAAGCCCTTGGGACAGCTCAGCCGACAGTTCAGCCAGAACCGTAA